The stretch of DNA AGAGCGTCGTCAAACTGAAATTCAACTGCTGACCACTGTGCAAGAACTTGAGCAACAAAAGTTTGCCTTGGACGAAGCTGCCATGGTGACTCGTCTAGATGATAAGGGCATCATTACTTACGTGAACAGCAAATTTTGTCAAGTCAGCCAATATAGTCGCGCTGAAATTATAGGTAAACCCTATCAGGCAGCAGTTGGCATAGAGCAAGCTCCAGAATTTTTGCAATCGATTCGCGATCACGTGATGAATGGCCGTGTCTGGCATGGTGAGGTAGAAAATCGTGCAAAGGACGGCAGTATCTATTGGACTGACACAACGGTTGTGCCCTTGTTGAACAGTGCAGGTAAGCCTGTGGAATATCTAACCATTCGCTTTGACATTACCGAGCGCAAGATCTTCCAAGAACAGCTTCGCGCTATTCAAAACCGGTTGCAATATCTGCTAGCCTCTAGCCCTGCGGTCATCTATACTCGCCGACCAGAAACCTTAACGACGATCGTATTTATCAGCCCTAACATTCGTCACCTACTAGGGTGGACCTCCGTTCAATTTACTCACAACACTGATACCTGGGTGTCACTGATTCACCCTGACGATCGGCAACCTGTGCTAACCAACTTGACCAAGCTCACCTCTACACATCACCTAGTTTTGGAGTATCGTCTACAGCATGAAAATGGCAGCTATTGCTGGATTCGTGATGAAATGCGCATGATTACGAATGACCAAGGTCAACCGCTAGAATGCATCGGTTCTATGATTGATGTCACCGATCGTCACGTGGCCGAGGAGCAGGTGCTCAAAGCCCTGGAACAGGAGCGCGAACTCAACAACCTCAAGACGCGATTTGTGTGCAACACCTCCCATGAATTTCGTACCCCTTTGGCAACTATCTTTGCCGCCAGTGATTTGCTGAAACGGTTTGGGCACAAACTCAGTGAAGAAAAGAAACAAGAGCGCCTAGACAAAATTCAGGCTGAGGTTAAACACATGACTCGCTTACTAGAAGACGTGCTGCTGCTAGGCAAAGTATCAGAGGGACGATATCGCTTTAAGCCAGTTCTCACAAATTTGGCCACTTTTTGCCGGGATTTGTTGCAAGAGGCTGAATTACTAGTTGGACAAACCCACACCTTCGAGTTGCAATGTCAGGGAGATGCTTTTTCCATCTTGGCGGATCCAGCACTTCTAAAGCAACTGGTGAACAACTTACTCTCAAATGCTGTGAAATATTCACCTCAAGGTGGAGCCGTAACCCTTCGGTTGATTCACAAGACTGACCACATTGTCCTTCAGGTAGCCGATCAAGGTATTGGCATTGCTCAGTCGGACATTGAGCACTTGTTTGAGGACTTTTTCCGTGCTGGCAATGTGGGTAATCTCCCTGGCACAGGATTGGGGTTAGCGATTGTTAAACAAGCGGTTGACCTGCACGGTGGTACGATCGCCGTAGAAAGCGAACTCGGACAAGGCACAACTGTTACCGTCTGCTTGCCAACAGGGTTATAGTATCAAAGGATGTCTTAATTATAGCTTTATTTTTTGTATATTTCCGTGTATTTACCAGCAAGATGCAACCTTCTTGAGCTGGGCTATTGGGAGATAAGAACATGACACCTGAGCAACAGAAGACAATTCTTGTTATCGAAGACGTTGCCGCCCTGCGACAAGAAATCGTTGAAACGTTGGAGTGCTTAAATTATCACGTGATTGCAGGAGAAAACGGGGAGGTTGGACTGCGGCTAGCAGCAACCTACCTGCCGGATCTAATTCTTTGTGACATCATGATGCCAGAACTAAATGGCTATGAGGTCTATGAGCGTCTGCGCGACAATGCAGACACTGCCTCTATCCCATTTATTTTTCTGAGTGCTAAGGCCGATCGTAGTGATGTGCGCCGAGGCATGAACCTAGGGGCAGATGATTACCTAACCAAGCCATTTACTAGTGAAGAGTTGAGCGACGCGATCGCAGCCCGCCTGCAAAAACAAGCGGCAGCCTTTCAGCGCTACGAATCTGAAATGAAGCAAGCCGCTTCTAGCCTCACCCAATTGGCCTATATGGATCCGTTAACGAATTTACCAAACCGCATCCAACTCTATGAACGTCTACAGGAGACACTACGCCGGGCTGCCCAAATTACCAGTGACAACCTAGCTCACGGCGCTTCTGTAGAGCCGATCGTGGCCGTTGTGTGGTTAAGTCTCGACAACCTGCGGTACATAGCTGGACAAGTTGGTGATGTGACTAGTGATTGGCTCTTAAAAGAGTTTGCGAATCGCCTAGTGGCCAGTATTGGTCAGCGCGACATTGCCGCCCGCCTGAACAGCCATGAATTTTGTCTAGTGATTATGCGGCAGATGCACCCTCAGACGATTGTCAGCACCATCAACTTAGTGCATGAGCAATTGCTTCAACCCTACCAACTTGGTAGTCAATGCTTAACACTTCAAATCTCAACTGGGATTGCCCTCTACCCCACCCATGGGAATACCGCGAATCAGGTGTTACAGTACGCTAATCTGGCGATGCGCCATGCGAGGCAACTGGGCAGCAATCAATGCTGGCTGTACGATGCCGAAAGTGCCGTGCTTCAACAGCAGCGCCAGTGGCTAGAGGCAAGTCTCACCAGTGCTTTAGAGCAATCCGAGTTTGCTTTGTGGTATCAGCCTCAGGTTAATTTAATCACAGGGAGGGTAGTAGCGGCTGAAGCACTGCTGCGCTGGCAGCATCCTAGGCTGGGGATCATTACACCAGCCCAGTTTCTGCGGCTGGCAGAAGATCGCGGTGAAATGGTATTGATTGGTCGTTGGGTGATTCAAACAGCATGTGCTCAACTGGCCTCATGGCAACGCACAACTATGTTCCCGCTGACGATGTGCATTAACCTCTCGGCGGCTGAACTAGTGCATGATCACTTGGTTGAGTACATTGCTTCTACCGTACAGACGATGGGCGTGCAACCAGACATGCTGTGCCTGGAAATCACCGAAGTCAGCGTCATGCAAAACTTAGATCTAGCTATCTCTGCATCGCAGCAGCTTAAAGCGTTGGGCATCAAGCTCGCTATTGATGATTTTGGAACTGGATATTCGTCACTGAATTACTTGCACCAGTTGCCAATCGACGTGATCAAAATTGACCACTCTACGGTTAATCATCTCCCCAACGATAGCAGTAGTGCCGCAATCGTCAGTAGCATTATTGCCCTTGCCCAAAGCCAAAAGCTGACTATTGTAGCTGAGGGTGTAGAGACCCAAGAGCAACTGGACTTCCTACGCAAGCACGGGTGTAGCAGAATGCAAGGTAACCTATTTAGTCCAGCCGTTTCTGCTGAGCGATTTGAGCAGTTATTGCTCAGCGATCGTCGCTTGAAATAGCACTCCGCAATAACCTGCAACAACAGTCACTGCACACCTGTAAGCTGCCCACTGTCTGCTGCTCGTTGGGTTGCAGCAGCAACTCGTAACGCATACAGGCTGGCTACTGCACTGGTGTACAGCGGTTTGCCTTCTAGCAAATAATCTAACACCAGCGTTGTGTCGCGGGCAAACAGACCCCGCCGACTGCTCGTTGCCAATACTGTTACTCCATCTGCTTGCACAAGCTTGCCATCATCCCCATCCATAATCAATGCAGCCTGATCTCCCTGAACTTCAAACACACGACTAGGGTGCCAGAAGGTTTCTCCCTTTCCGTAGGACAAATCAGCCAGTAATCCACTCGCAAACTGAAGTTGAGCATTACATACACAGGCAGCATAGGCAACTGTAGGATCTGGCCACTGGGAATAGCACTGCCTGTTATGGCTCCAATAGCGGGTTTGACATGTTACATTTGCGACGGCACCAAATAAATCAATCAGTCGAGATAGCCGCGCTAGGGCTGCAATCAATGGGAAACCGAATAGATCTGGTCGATACGTCCACCGATCGCCCACAGGACGCTGAGGATTGATAGTTGCCGATCGTACATAGAATGGTATTCCCACCTGGGGCAAATGCTGGCGAATGGTTTGATGAATGCCACTCAACAGTTCAATATGTTCCACATGCAACAATCGCTTGCTCCCTTGAGCTTGAGCTATGAGAGCTTCTGCTTCGGCAACGTTTAGAGCAAGGGGATATTCTACAACTACGTGTTTTCCTGC from Cyanobacteriota bacterium encodes:
- a CDS encoding PAS domain-containing sensor histidine kinase, which translates into the protein HWQAWEIDFLEKLAVHVGVGIQQADLYLQLSTELKERRQTEIQLLTTVQELEQQKFALDEAAMVTRLDDKGIITYVNSKFCQVSQYSRAEIIGKPYQAAVGIEQAPEFLQSIRDHVMNGRVWHGEVENRAKDGSIYWTDTTVVPLLNSAGKPVEYLTIRFDITERKIFQEQLRAIQNRLQYLLASSPAVIYTRRPETLTTIVFISPNIRHLLGWTSVQFTHNTDTWVSLIHPDDRQPVLTNLTKLTSTHHLVLEYRLQHENGSYCWIRDEMRMITNDQGQPLECIGSMIDVTDRHVAEEQVLKALEQERELNNLKTRFVCNTSHEFRTPLATIFAASDLLKRFGHKLSEEKKQERLDKIQAEVKHMTRLLEDVLLLGKVSEGRYRFKPVLTNLATFCRDLLQEAELLVGQTHTFELQCQGDAFSILADPALLKQLVNNLLSNAVKYSPQGGAVTLRLIHKTDHIVLQVADQGIGIAQSDIEHLFEDFFRAGNVGNLPGTGLGLAIVKQAVDLHGGTIAVESELGQGTTVTVCLPTGL
- a CDS encoding EAL domain-containing protein; its protein translation is MTPEQQKTILVIEDVAALRQEIVETLECLNYHVIAGENGEVGLRLAATYLPDLILCDIMMPELNGYEVYERLRDNADTASIPFIFLSAKADRSDVRRGMNLGADDYLTKPFTSEELSDAIAARLQKQAAAFQRYESEMKQAASSLTQLAYMDPLTNLPNRIQLYERLQETLRRAAQITSDNLAHGASVEPIVAVVWLSLDNLRYIAGQVGDVTSDWLLKEFANRLVASIGQRDIAARLNSHEFCLVIMRQMHPQTIVSTINLVHEQLLQPYQLGSQCLTLQISTGIALYPTHGNTANQVLQYANLAMRHARQLGSNQCWLYDAESAVLQQQRQWLEASLTSALEQSEFALWYQPQVNLITGRVVAAEALLRWQHPRLGIITPAQFLRLAEDRGEMVLIGRWVIQTACAQLASWQRTTMFPLTMCINLSAAELVHDHLVEYIASTVQTMGVQPDMLCLEITEVSVMQNLDLAISASQQLKALGIKLAIDDFGTGYSSLNYLHQLPIDVIKIDHSTVNHLPNDSSSAAIVSSIIALAQSQKLTIVAEGVETQEQLDFLRKHGCSRMQGNLFSPAVSAERFEQLLLSDRRLK
- a CDS encoding Gfo/Idh/MocA family oxidoreductase, with product MTIRVGLVGTGYAAKARAEAFQADPRAQVVAIAGHTPEKTTAVAATFNLEIAPTWLDLVQRSDVELVVVCTVNRDHGPIVQAALAAGKHVVVEYPLALNVAEAEALIAQAQGSKRLLHVEHIELLSGIHQTIRQHLPQVGIPFYVRSATINPQRPVGDRWTYRPDLFGFPLIAALARLSRLIDLFGAVANVTCQTRYWSHNRQCYSQWPDPTVAYAACVCNAQLQFASGLLADLSYGKGETFWHPSRVFEVQGDQAALIMDGDDGKLVQADGVTVLATSSRRGLFARDTTLVLDYLLEGKPLYTSAVASLYALRVAAATQRAADSGQLTGVQ